A single window of Crassostrea angulata isolate pt1a10 chromosome 8, ASM2561291v2, whole genome shotgun sequence DNA harbors:
- the LOC128159984 gene encoding uncharacterized protein LOC128159984: METEEKKQRVRAQNWTTEEEIALIENVKERSLTLFGPIKGSGMKGKIKDIREKEWSCIADRLNSMFDTKRRGLDEIKKKYYNIKSRSKEKLDGVKRPKTGGGPPLPPLTLGEETFLRLSDGEPNIHGLEGGVDTDAPVQCQSSSTAEMSCLSELSTSEVAEKLENLDKENAKAVEEISIHVPEHSGCKKKKHNKKEKESQRKCLEELERENITLDNQRLQDEIAKIRVEREVLVLKKEVLTLQKQKLVFEIQTSFPCLVEQLSSLPEC; encoded by the exons ATGGAAACCGAAGAGAAAAAGCAGAGAGTGAGAGCTCAAAACTGGACAACAGAAGAAGAAATTGCGCTTATAGAAAACGTCAAGGAAAGGTCCCTTACATTGTTTGGCCCAATAAAGGGAAGCGGGATGAAGGGGAAAATAAAGGATATTAGAGAGAAGGAATGGAGTTGTATTGCAGACAGACTAAATTC TATGTTTGACACAAAGAGAAGGGGTTTGGAcgagataaaaaagaaatattacaacATCAAATCAAGAA GTAAAGAAAAATTAGATGGAGTTAAAAGACCAAAAACTGGAGGTGGTCCCCCCTTACCACCTCTTACTCTTGGTGAAGAGACATTCCTTCGGCTCTCTGATGGGGAGCCAAATATCCATGGATTGGAAGGTGGAGTTGACACTGATG CTCCAGTTCAATGTCAGTCCTCATCGACAGCTGAAATGTCTTGCTTATCTGAACTAAGTACATCAGAAG TAGCAGAAAAGCTTGAAAATTTGGACAAAGAAAATGCAAAAGCAGTGGAAGAAATCAGCATTCATG TGCCAGAACATTCAGGATGTAAAAAGAAGAAGCACAACAAAAAAG agAAAGAATCCCAAAGAAAGTGTTTAGAAGAACTGGAAAGAGAAAACATAACTCTCGATAACCAAAGACTGCAGGATGAGATTGCTAAAATAAGAGTAGAGAGAGAAGTTTTAGTTTTGAAGAAGGAGGTCCTTACTCTACAAAagcaaaaattagtttttgaaattcAGACATCATTCCCATGTCTAGTGGAACAGTTGTCATCACTGCCTGAATGTTAA
- the LOC128159983 gene encoding putative nuclease HARBI1, protein MAAIVRRRRRRRQNAVPMRRPRVFRDLSNPLESLDEEEVYQRYRFSTETILFIVDGVNNILETDTARNRPIPPLIQVLLFLRFVATGAHLRLVGDSLNVSESSAGRVVKSVARAIIEVFTHLIKFPVGDMASKVREGFRRIAGFPKVLGCVDGTQIRISTPSANEADFVNRKGFHSLNVQMVCDPNFRITSLCARWPGSCHDSRIWRTSSLCQQFENGMHDGLLLGDSGYPLTRYLMTPYLAPRTPTEERFNASLCRTRVLIEQTFGILKRKFQSLHFGLRTCPDQAVEYITATCILHNIAIDRQDTQVSYNICDLNIRDCQPQLLQDPAAPARNDGVLKRAAITTGFF, encoded by the exons atggctgccattGTCAGACGTCGGCGTCGCAGAAGACAGAACGCGGTTCCAATGAGGCGGCCCCGTGTTTTTCGAGACCTAAGTAATCCTCTGGAAAGCCTTGATGAGGAAGAAGTGTATCAAAGATACAGGTTTTCTACAGAAACAATTCTGTTTATCGTGGATGGAGTCAACAACATCCTAGAGACAGACACTGCCAGGAATCGGCCGATTCCCCCGCTGATCCAGGTGCTCCTTTTCCTACGATTCGTGGCCACCGGGGCACACCTGCGACTTGTTGGGGACAGTTTGAATGTGTCAGAATCGTCTGCAGGAAGAGTGGTAAAATCTGTGGCAAGGGCAATTATTGAGGTGTTCACACACCTTATTAAATTCCCGGTGGGCGACATGGCCAGTAAAGTCAGGGAAGGATTCCGCCGAATTGCAG gATTTCCTAAAGTTCTAGGTTGTGTTGATGGAACACAGATAAGAATTTCCACACCGTCTGCAAATGAAGCTGACTTTGTAAACAGAAAAGGATTTCATAGTCTAAATGTTCag atggtGTGTGACCCTAACTTTAGAATAACCTCCCTTTGTGCCAGATGGCCAGGATCCTGCCATGACTCAAGAATTTGGAGAACATCATCTCTTTGTCAGCAGTTTGAAAATG GAATGCATGATGGTCTACTACTGGGCGACTCTGGCTACCCCCTAACCAGATATTTGATGACCCCCTATCTAGCACCACGGACCCCTACTGAGGAGAGATTTAATGCCAGCTTGTGTCGCACACGGGTTCTGATTGAACAGACTTTTGGAATATTGAAGAGAAAGTTCCAATCGCTTCATTTTGGACTGAGGACATGCCCAGACCAAGCAGTAGAATACATAACTGCTACCTGTATCCTACACAACATCGCCATAGACAGACAGGACACTCAAGTCAGTTACAACATTTGCGACCTTAATATCAGGGACTGTCAGCCTCAGCTCCTGCAGGACCCTGCAGCACCTGCCAGGAATGATGGAGTTTTGAAGAGAGCTGCCATCACCACTGGATTTTTCTGA